The Nitrospirales bacterium genome includes a window with the following:
- a CDS encoding efflux RND transporter periplasmic adaptor subunit: MSKFSLGRIIAIIVIFGGVFYIADRIYQSNIDASLLREQTFENAIPTVAVINPKPVPASETITLPGDIQAWFQAPIYAQVSGYVKGWYKDYGAMVKEGDVLAEINAPALDAQYHQAKADLESVRAKYELAKITAKRWLALRKNHAVSEQSISVKVAEAKAELAKVRAAEQNVRNFGALIRFKTIVAPYDGVVTVRNINVGDYVNKEGTISTPGSVSNLFTVADVRLLRLFVSVPESFGPFLKPGLTADVIVPQLPNRHFTAKFLTVARGFDVDTRTAITVFTIDNEDMALWPGSYGQVRLTAPVDRNVLTIPSTTLVFQEHGTEVAVVTKDDRVHLKPITVSNFFDNAVEVAEGISLDDRIVNNPSAALLEGDKVRIVTPAPGYDLVNTAADASQPMAPLPIDSSQPKTSMKKLPTKPAEPKERSSGREL, encoded by the coding sequence ATGAGCAAGTTTTCACTAGGAAGAATCATCGCCATTATCGTGATTTTTGGGGGTGTCTTCTATATCGCGGACCGGATCTATCAGAGTAACATCGATGCCTCGCTGCTCCGTGAGCAGACGTTCGAAAATGCTATCCCGACAGTGGCGGTCATCAATCCCAAGCCGGTTCCCGCTTCTGAGACCATTACCTTGCCGGGAGATATCCAGGCCTGGTTTCAAGCGCCCATCTATGCACAGGTCTCAGGGTACGTCAAGGGGTGGTATAAGGACTACGGCGCAATGGTGAAGGAGGGCGATGTCCTCGCCGAAATCAACGCGCCGGCCCTGGATGCGCAATATCATCAGGCCAAAGCCGATTTAGAGTCCGTGCGTGCCAAGTATGAGTTGGCCAAAATCACTGCGAAACGCTGGTTGGCCTTGAGAAAAAACCATGCGGTATCCGAGCAGTCAATCTCAGTGAAGGTGGCAGAAGCAAAAGCAGAATTGGCGAAGGTCAGAGCCGCAGAACAGAACGTGAGAAACTTCGGGGCCCTCATTCGTTTTAAAACCATCGTGGCGCCCTATGACGGTGTCGTAACCGTGCGGAATATCAACGTTGGCGACTATGTGAACAAAGAAGGCACGATTAGCACGCCAGGTTCGGTCAGCAATCTCTTTACGGTGGCCGACGTGAGATTGTTGCGCCTCTTCGTCTCTGTCCCGGAATCATTCGGTCCTTTCCTGAAACCAGGTCTCACGGCTGATGTCATAGTGCCACAACTGCCCAATCGGCATTTTACCGCGAAGTTTCTGACTGTCGCCCGTGGATTTGATGTGGACACACGAACCGCGATTACCGTGTTTACGATCGACAACGAAGATATGGCTCTTTGGCCAGGGTCGTATGGGCAGGTAAGACTTACGGCTCCGGTTGACAGGAATGTGCTCACGATTCCCTCGACGACATTAGTGTTCCAGGAACACGGTACCGAAGTCGCGGTCGTGACGAAAGATGACCGGGTGCATTTGAAACCCATAACCGTGAGCAATTTTTTCGACAATGCCGTCGAAGTGGCGGAGGGGATTTCTCTGGACGATCGTATTGTCAACAACCCGAGCGCAGCCTTACTCGAAGGGGATAAGGTTCGTATCGTGACACCGGCTCCAGGGTATGACCTCGTCAACACCGCTGCTGATGCCTCTCAGCCGATGGCTCCATTGCCGATAGACTCCTCTCAACCCAAGACGTCTATGAAGAAGTTACCCACAAAGCCTGCTGAACCAAAAGAACGATCATCAGGTAGAGAATTATAA
- a CDS encoding efflux transporter outer membrane subunit yields MAPDYEPPNYVVPASWHGASPFVEAKPSDGALRPDWWKLFDDPILDWLEEQAMAANPDLHAAAERFVQARDMMMKARSRYLPSLGLGFDASDNRQSDHRLFRAPGERNHDSNISLGGLASWEPDFWSALRNATRMEVYRAEELAAEYGLARLSLQAEIGANYFTLRSYDAQTAIYSQSIALYKQSLDLVKAQFAGAIASALDVARVESLLFSTETKLAQIHGQRQVTEQAIAILVNRMPASFTIQPIKDLEVKDFAMPQTLPSTLLERRPDIAGMERRMAQANRAIGIARAAFFPEVRFSAGGGYEDSGFSLMKLANSFWSYGSTISLPIFQGGYRRAQLQQAWSAYRETEDLYRSTVLNAFREVENNLSLTNQLTLAANRQNAAVGAAVKTQNLTTELYQGGLASSLELIYAQVATLTARIELVQVKAELLRATVELVRALGGGWNREQLPKDDEIQPFGTFQYVDLDKPNPAGGIDVHAEDNTLHNDLTKSSLHQRDDEDSRSH; encoded by the coding sequence TTGGCACCAGACTATGAGCCTCCGAACTATGTCGTACCTGCTTCATGGCATGGGGCTAGTCCTTTCGTCGAGGCCAAGCCATCTGATGGGGCATTGCGGCCGGATTGGTGGAAACTGTTCGACGACCCAATCCTGGACTGGCTTGAAGAGCAAGCAATGGCAGCCAATCCTGATCTCCATGCTGCCGCCGAACGGTTCGTCCAGGCCCGGGATATGATGATGAAAGCCCGGTCGCGGTACCTTCCAAGCCTTGGCCTTGGGTTTGATGCTTCGGACAATCGGCAGTCCGATCACCGTTTGTTTCGCGCTCCCGGTGAACGCAATCACGATTCGAATATTTCTCTGGGCGGGCTGGCCTCCTGGGAGCCTGATTTCTGGTCGGCGCTTCGGAATGCCACGCGTATGGAAGTTTATCGAGCCGAAGAACTGGCTGCTGAGTATGGACTCGCGCGACTCAGTCTGCAGGCGGAAATCGGGGCCAATTATTTCACGCTCCGCAGCTACGACGCGCAGACCGCTATCTATAGCCAATCAATCGCTCTCTACAAGCAGTCTCTTGATCTCGTGAAGGCTCAGTTTGCCGGTGCAATCGCATCCGCATTGGACGTCGCCCGCGTGGAATCGCTTCTGTTCAGCACGGAGACAAAACTAGCCCAGATACATGGACAGCGCCAGGTGACGGAACAGGCCATTGCCATCCTCGTCAATAGGATGCCGGCCAGTTTCACGATACAGCCTATCAAAGATCTTGAAGTCAAAGATTTCGCCATGCCCCAAACGCTTCCCTCTACGTTGCTGGAGCGACGACCGGACATTGCCGGAATGGAGCGTCGGATGGCACAGGCCAACCGGGCTATCGGTATCGCCCGCGCTGCCTTTTTCCCTGAGGTCCGATTTTCAGCCGGTGGAGGATACGAAGATTCTGGCTTTAGTCTGATGAAACTTGCCAATAGTTTCTGGTCGTATGGATCGACGATTTCGCTGCCAATTTTTCAGGGTGGATATCGCCGCGCTCAATTACAACAGGCTTGGTCCGCCTACCGTGAAACAGAAGATCTTTACCGTTCAACGGTGTTGAATGCTTTTCGAGAGGTCGAGAACAATTTAAGTCTGACTAACCAATTGACTCTTGCGGCCAACCGGCAAAACGCCGCAGTGGGAGCCGCCGTCAAAACGCAGAACCTCACCACGGAACTCTATCAGGGGGGGCTGGCTTCCAGCCTCGAACTGATTTATGCACAGGTGGCTACTCTGACAGCCAGGATTGAGCTCGTACAGGTGAAGGCCGAACTCCTGAGAGCGACCGTGGAACTTGTTCGGGCGCTCGGTGGAGGATGGAATCGTGAACAATTACCGAAGGATGACGAGATTCAACCTTTTGGGACATTCCAATACGTCGATCTCGACAAGCCCAATCCAGCCGGAGGAATCGATGTTCATGCGGAGGATAACACTTTGCATAATGATCTCACGAAGTCATCTCTGCATCAACGAGACGACGAAGACTCCCGATCCCATTAG